The Macaca nemestrina isolate mMacNem1 chromosome 8, mMacNem.hap1, whole genome shotgun sequence genome contains the following window.
CCAGAGCCATAGATCAGACGGAGGTAATTGTCAAAGCCTTCCTGGCGCTGCTGCCAGGAGGGTGGGGGCCGGGCTGCTGGGACCACTAGCCCCAGCCTCAACTGCTGAAGGTCTCGGTCCCGGGCCACTAGGGCGTCCAAGTCCTGAGTCAGGGTTCAGGGATCAGCCTGCTCTTCCTTGAGCCTTGCTACGTGCTGCCCAGACAACCACAGGGATCCCAGGCCTGCCCCAGGGCTGAAGGCTGGGGCCTGAGCCTGGGCAGGGCGGGTTAAGGAGGACCCACCCCACCTCCTCCGGCACCAGGTGCTGAGCTGTTGCCCTCCGACGATGGATGAGAGGCAAGGCCTTGCTGCAAGCAGGGACGGGCACAGGTGGGATGCTGGGTGGCATGTCAGTGGGCTGGGGCAGAGGCTGGGACAAGGACCGACCCCAAATGGGTGTGCCAAGGCTCAGGCAGGCTTGCATCAACTCCAGAGGGCCCCACGCAGCCAGGCCCTCACCCAGGGTGGGAAAGGGGGGCCTCCAGGAGGGTTGAGCAGGCCCGTATGGGACCTGAGGCTGGTTGCCCGATGGAGGTTGCTGAGCCTCTGCAGTTGGGTGGAAGTCAGTGATTCCTGGCTCGTCAGTGGCAGCGGAGGGTCGTCCACCATGTCTGGGACCTTCCAGCACATCTTCTGAATAGGAGAAGGAACCTGTATGCCTGGCTGGGGGAACCCAGGTCTGCTCCCCCAAGGCGGGCAAGGTGAGGGGCCCACCTTGCTCACTCTGTCCTCACCACACACCTTAACTAGGTAGGATGTAGGCAGGTAGAGCCTATGGGACACCAGGCAGAGGCGGGATCCCAGTGCCAGCACCAGGTCTCCACTGTTGCTGCAGAAAGTCAGGGCCTGAGGGGCACCATTCAGCTGCAGGAGCCTGGAGGTGACCCAGGGCAACCGAGGCTCAGCAGGGACAAGGCCTTCTCCACCCAGTTCAGCCACTGGGCTctggtgggaggcagagggaggagaccccagtcctccccacctcccagcctaCCGCAGGAGGCGGTTCTCAGCGGTCCAAATGCGAATGGTGCAGTCCAGGCTGGAGCAGGCATACAGCTTGAGCGTGGGGCAGCAGCACAGGCCTGGGGGCAGGGTTCAGGGTCAGGAACCGAGCCGGGCGGGGGCTGGGCTTCACCTGTGTTGCCCCCTCACCGGTGATGTGGTCCGTGGGGTCGTCCTGGGGCCGGTGGTCTAATCGTGGACTGTCGCCCAGGCCAAACTGCACCAGGCCGTAGGTAGCACTATCTGGGTCTTCAAAGCCCACGGTGACGCGTCTGCCTAACGCACAGAGCGCCACAGCCGGGTAGCAGCAGGAGAAGGTGCGCAGCAGGCTCAGGCTCTCCTCGGCGTAGGGGAAGACGCGCCACATCTTCACCGTCAGGTCCCCACCTGTGGGCAGCGGAGCCTGGCTGGGCCTTGTCGGAGGGGAGGGGGCTCTGTGGCAGCCTGACCGTTGGCAGGGGAGCTACTGACCCGAAGACACGATGCTGTTCCAGGTGGATGCCATGGCGACGACCGGACCCGGGCTGTGCGCCTCCGTTTGGAAGACAGTCTTCGACGACAGCCAATCCAGGACTGACAGCTTGCCGTCCATGTGCCCCACCACGGGCAGGTACCTGCGAGTGGGAAGAGCCTGTTGGCACGGACCCTGCCGCTCCTTCTGCCCGCCAGACCCTCGCGGGCTCCGGCACCCACCGGTTCGTGTTCTTGCAGGCGCAGGCCACAGCGCTGCGGCGCAACTCGCCCTGGTGCTGGCGCACGACCTCCCAGGAGGAGAAGGCGCCTCCGAGATCCGTGAGGTGGCTGTACAGGTGCAGACAGCAAGGCTGCGGCGCAGGGGGCGGCGGCGGGCACATGCGGTGCAGCACGCTCATGGGGCAGCGCGCCGCGTTGGCGCGGACCAGGTGCCCGGCCTTGGTCAGCAGCCACAGCGCCTCGCGCGGCAGGCAGTAGGCCACGGCTGCCGCGCAGTCCTCCGGCTCCAGCAGCAGTGAGCTCACTATGCGCCCGGTGGCAGCTGACAGGAGGTAGACTGAGCCGTCGGTGCACGCGCACACGAGGCGAGTAGGCAGAGACGGGTGCGCAGGCGCGGGCAACGCAGGCGCCACCTGCACATGGAGCACCTTGGCGGGCAGTTGCGCCAACGGCGAGTAGAGTTCACGTACGCTCCACAGTTGCATGCTGCTCGCGCACAGGGACAGCACCGGCCAGCCCGGGCGTGCGGGCGCCAGCAGACGGCCCACGCGCCGGGACAGCTTGTCCTGACCCCAGTAGCCCAGTGCTACCTCGCCCACCTGCGCCGCCGCCTGCAAGTCCCAGGTGCGTAGCGTCCCATCCTGTGAGGCCGACACCACCAGGGTCGTGTTAGGCAGCACAGCCATAGCCGTCACCGGGCCTGTGGGAGGGGTGCAGGTCACTCGGCTGACTGAAGGCGGGGGAGCCTTCAGCCTATGTTGCAGTCAGCGCAGCAAGGCCTGGCCAGAGCTGCAGAGATGCTGGACAGCCTAGAGCGGCTGGAGGCAAAAGGCCGAGGCTCGGGGTGCAGAGAATTCAGAGCACCTGTGTGGCCCACGAACACCATCCGGATCTGCCAGTTAGCCTCCCACACCTTCACGGTGCTGTCCCGGGAAGCTGTCACCATTGCCTCTACTTCCTCGCAGTAAGCCAGGTCCGAGATGGTGCTACAAGTGGGGAATGGGAGAAGCCCAACGGACTTAACATCGCCTTGTGAAGGCCCTGTACCCCTACACGCCTGGCCCTCCTTAGGGGGATTCCCCCTCACGTTTTGTGCAGATCCCAGCGCACATCTACCAGAGTCCAGGCATGCAGATCGAAAGTGAGCACAGCCGAGCCATAGGCCGCGAAGCAGCGCAGGACGTGGTGGGGAGGAACCGGCCCCACAGCCAGACGCATGAGCCTGCCCGTTGGGCTCGGGGGCGGGTGCAGTGGTGACCCTCGCAGCACTAGGCGGCGACCACCTGAGCGGAACTGCCAGAGCGCCAGGCTGCTGTCCATCTCCGCCACAAGCAGCAGCCTGAGGTCAGGCACCGGCAGGCAGCAGGTGGGCGCCCAACCCGGGGCCCTGCCCACCCGCGGCTCGCTCAGCCATAGCAGGCTGAGGTTGGGCCTCAGAATGGCCAGCCCCGCGGGGCCCCAGCCTACAAAACGGCCCACGGCACCCAGCGGGCCCAACACGGTCACCAGCCCCGTAAGCCCGACAGGCGCCAGCAGCGTCTCCTGTGCCCAGCCGTCTTCCTTGTGCAGGTGCAGGCGGCCCGCGCCGTCCAGCACCACGAAGCGTCCGCCCACCGGGTCCTGCGCCACTGAGCGCAGCCCGGCTGCCACCTCCAGGCGGCGCAGTGGCTCCAGCCCATGCGTCAGGCGCGCCACGCGCAGCTCGCCTCTCTTCTCCTGTGGGCCGGGGGGAGCGGACCCGCCGTCAAAGGTTGGGGCTGCTCCGGCCTAGGGAACCTCTAGGGGAAGGACCGGATCCCGAAAGAGGCCTGGAGGCACAGGACGGGCACAGCGCACCTTTTCCACGACCTCGTGGAGGCTGGTGCGCAGAAGCAGCCACAGCCGGCGGGCGCGGGGCGCGCGGGGTCAGGCTTTGCCACTGCTGGCTGCTGGTCAGAAAGGGCAGGACCTGCGACGGCTCCGTGAAAGTCAACTCTGCGGGCGGGAACTGGAAGTTCTGCCACCTACAGCCTCAGGTCCCCGACCCTGACGGTTATGGGGAGCCCTCCTCCAGAGGCCCTGCCCTGCCAGGCACTGCCCAGGGGAGTTTCGTTCCAGGGGATGGAACCCAAGCCCGAGTGAGACCCACTTCCTGGCGGATGCCCGTTGGACGAGGCCAGGACCCCTCACCATTCTTTTCGGTGAGCAGCCCAGGGTCTGGGACATCATAGACATCTGCATCATACAGGTCCGAGTCCAGAACTAGGTTGTAGCCTTCTGCCTCCCACGCCTCTGCCTCCATTTCTGCAACTGCGGTCCCAGAGCCCAACAGCTCCCAGGACTTAGCGGTCACGGCCGGCAGCGGCAGTTGCTAGGATACCAGATGCCGCGGGCCACTCCCACACCGCAGGCCCCGCCCCCACATCGCATCCAGGTCCACACTAAGTCACAGAAACTTTTATTGGAAAGAAATGAGCTGCAGCAAAGTGACACTCAGTGCACGCGGCCAAATGGGCGAGGTGGNNNNNNNNNNNNNNNNNNNNNNNNNNNNNNNNNNNNNNNNNNNNNNNNNNNNNNNNNNNNNNNNNNNNNNNNNNNNNNNNNNNNNNNNNNNNNNNNNNNNNNNNNNNNNNNNNNNNNNNNNNNNNNNNNNNNNNNNNNNNNNNNNNNNNNNNNNNNNNNNNNNNNNNNNNNNNNNNNNNNNNNNNNNNNNNNNNNNNNNNCTGGGACAGAGTCACCAGGGTTGGGGGAAGGGCCACAAACTGAAACCATTAAAGACACTTACAAGCCAGCAAGTGTCCCTTTCGTGGCATCTCTGCAGACCTGCCCCAACCTAGCCAGCACTACCGAGACACCCTCATCAGCAGGTGGGGCTCCCCCAGCCAGACCCCAGTGGTACCAAAGAGTAGACCTGGACCCTAAGCCTCAGTGGTCAGGAAAGCATGGCATGGGGATCTCTTCCCAGACTCCAGAGGCCTACAGAGCCCCCCACCCAGCTGCTCACCACTGGGCTGAGGCTGCTGGGGTGTGCCACACACTGAGCCACAGCCCCCACCACTGACCTTGTCTCCTGTCTACCCTGGTCCCCCAGGCCTGCGCCTCTCCTGCCTGCAGCCCTATTGGCACCACCTTTCTCCCATTCAGCTCTTGCCTTCCCTGGACTCTGGCCACCACTCCCCTCAGCTCTTGCAGCTAGGATACCAGCAATGAAAACGGGTGTTTTCCTTCCCCTCCTAGGGACGAGGGAAGCTCAGGAGCCAAGTCCTACACCAGGTCACTGGGCCAGTGCTGGGTCATGTCTCTGTGAGCCTCGTAGACAGCATCCACTGTCTCCTCCCTCAGCAGCATGCTCCTATGGGAACCCAGCCACTGCCAGCTTCTGGCCAGGACCTACCACCCAGCTGCCCTGTGGACTGCTAGGAGGGGCCACTCCATGACACACATCCTGCCCGTCTACTTGACCCCTTCACCTGGCTGGGAGCTATCCCCTTCCTCTCAGCCCAGTCCAGCAATAGCCCCTGCCCTAGACCAGGCCTTTTCCCTGTTGAAATGCTGCCGAGGTTCCCTGCTGCCATCAGAATGGGGCCAAGTGGTTCAACACCTTGACACTTGGCTGTTCATTCCAATAGGTCCCTGGGCCACATCCTGCCTAGCCAGGCCCTTTTCAGCTCTGTGCCCAGACacaccccatcccaccccaccaAATGCTGCCACTTCCTCTAACATCCAGTTGTCTGCTTTCTGTTCCACACCCACCATCTGCACTCCCAGCTACCAGATAGTGCAGGGCATTGCTGGCCACACTGAATGGGACATCCTGGGAGCCTTGTGAAGGCAAGGGTCTTGGTATCAGAGTCCCTTGCAAACCTGCACTCCTTCCATATAATAGCTCAAATATGACAGTTCAAATATGTACATTGAGAAACTTAATTTATTCCCATGATGGGGGCTGAAGGAGGGCCCAGAGCTAGGGCCTGGTCTCCTGTCCCCTTGCCTCTTTTTCCAGACAAACAGGGGTTAGCCAGCTGAGGCTGAACAGGCCTGGGATGGCTCTTGGGCTTGAGGGCCTGTTCTGGCAGGATGGCAAGCAGACACTGGACAGGGTCACTTGGGCGGCCGATACGCCAGCTTCCGACTCTTCAGGACTGACCACTTGTGCCGCTTCATGATGAAGATCAGGGGCACTAGCAGAGCCGCCATCATCAACATCTGGGGACGAGGAAGGCTCAGAGAAGGGAGTGGGGAGCAGCCCTGCCCAGCTCTCAGCCCTTCTCTGATACCCACCATGGCCGCCTCCCAACCCTTTTACCTTGAGCCCCATGCGTTTTCGATGGTCGTGCGCTGGCTCAGATGCCCAGCGCAGGAAGGTGCACACGTCCTTTGCTATCTGAGACATGGTAGCTGGGGTCCCTGGCCAAGGACAAGCAATGAGGGCTATTCTCACACTCATGTCCAACCTGGGATAACACACCCCCTCTGTGGAGCAGACACGGGCCCCTACCCAAGGCATCAAAGGCACAGTACCCTCCACCGGACATACGCAAGACTGAAGGACTGAAGGAGCCCAAAAGCCTCCTGAGATATGCACAGAAGACACCCCAGACAAGAAGTGGGCAGGACCTCCTGGGCCCAGGAACACAGGGGAAGCATCCCTGGGGGTAGTGGAGAAGTATTCAACATGCTCACTGCCAGACTGGAGGCCTCTTACCATCGTCAAACTCCAGGACATCTGTGTAGATGGGAGGGGCCATGGAAATGGCCTGGCCAGGAAAGTAGGGGTTGAAGTAGAGACCTTCCCGCAGTGACACCCCGGTGGGTGGCTCGCAGTAGCCCGTGAGCAGGGAGAAGATGTAGTCCTCACCACCATGCCTAGGACCAGATAGATCCATGGCTCCTTAGTCCCAAGCACAAGTCAGCCCTTCCCCCACCTCTCCGGCACCACCCCGTGGGCAGCCCGTGTACCTAGCTAGAACGATGTAGCTGAGGTCAGGGGGCAATGCTCCGTTGTTGGCAGCTCGAGCAGCCTCAGTGTTGGGGTATGGTTTTGGGAAATAGTCGAACAGTTTCCCTGGCCGCATGAACATCTCCCCATTTTCATCGGGGCCATCTTGAACCTCCACCTGCCACCGAGAGCCTCATCACAACCCTACCATCTCACcacagtgggagccctgagcccTGGGTCCCAGGCATCCCCAGACCCCACACCTCCGCAGCCAGCGCCTTAGCTTCATCCTCCGTGTAGCACACGCCCACCAGGTGTCGGTAAGCCACGAAGTCCATGCTGTGGCAGGAGGAGCACACCTGCTTATATACCTGGAAACCCCTCCGGATgctggagggagggaaagggttAGGAACGCTGAAGATTCCACCTCACCAGCTCCACCCAGAACCTCCCCCTGCCAGTCAGCCAGCCAGCTGCATACCTGGTGTGGtccaaggaagagaggaagccacTGTGAGACCACGGATAACTGGGGGGGTGCAGCTCCAGGTCACTGGCACTCACAGCCGAATGCAGAGCCACAGCCAGCCCCGCACCCCCTGCCGCCAGCATGCCCAGCGCTGACAACATCACCTTTCGGCCTCGGGAAAGGCCAGACTTCGACGACAAGGCCACTGCCTGCAAGATCTCCGCTCAGCGCCTGCCAGGACACCACCCAGCCCTACCTGCGGATCTGACTCTCAGCGGCCACCTCTCCACCCAGCAACGGCCACCTCCTGCAGGGCACCAGACGCACACCCTGTCCCACTACCCACGCCATCCCTCTCCGCCGCTGACCCCTAGATCGTGATTCGCTCTCAGGAGGGGGGTGTTCCTGCATCCTCAGCCGGGGATCAGACCGAAGTGACCAAGGGTGCTGGGGCAGGCCAAGGTCACAAGCAGCTGGCCGAGGTCAGGCTGGGGTCACTTCAGGACGCGGGCCCAGTTTGGACAGCCAGCCCCAAGAGTCGTCCTGGGCGCGCCATCCGGGAAAGCCCCCGCCCCGCCACGAAAGCGAGCCCGTCCAGCTGACCCCTACGCTCGGGACGGGGCGCCCTGCCGTTCGGAGAGGTAGGCGCCCAGCTCCGATCCCACACGCTCAAGGTCAGCAGGCAGCGGGGAGCGGGGGCGCTGGGTGGCCGGGACCGCTTCCGCGCTGCCCTGGCCCGCGCCCGCAGCCTCCCCGCCGTGACCTTCACGGGGATGCGGGGCCGCTCGGAGGCCGAGGCCCGGCCCAGCGCTCACCTGAGGTGTCCGTAGCGGGAGCTGCCCGGGCCGCGCGCTGCACAGCAGACCCCGGGCACGCGCGCCCGGGAGCCCCGCGCCCCGCGGGCCCAACACTACCCCGCGAAGCGAAACCGCAGCTGCCGCCATCTTGGCCTCCTCCGCGCGGCCGCCACTCCCGTCGGCCCCTGGGGCGCCACGAGAGTCAAAACCTCGCGACAGCCGGGGAGCGCGGGGCGGGGACGAAGCGTGCTGGCCCGGGTCGCGTCAGTCAGTGGCAGGGGTACCGCCTGCCTCGCCGCACTCTTCGGGTTGTCGTGGAAACTGGCGCTGGGGCGGGGCCCCGTCGCGTCTCTCTGTTGCCGTGACAGCGCCCCGCCCCGTCCGGCGTTTCCCACGCCGCCTCCAAGACCCCGACGCTCGTTTTCTCCACGTTCCCAGGCTGCGCGATGGCCGGGTGGAGGCTGCCCCTCCAGGTTGAGGACCTCCAGAGAAAGTGCGGCTTGGGGGGCAGCCCGGCGGAAGGCACGGGCGGGGGTCTCGGCCGCAGGCAGCGCCTGGCAGCAGGAGACTGGTCCCCCAGGCTGAGCGCCCTGTTTTCCTTCATTCACTTGACAAGGGTTTATTAGGGATTAGTCATGCGCAGAAACGGGTGCGGGAGCCGCGAGCGGGACGATCAAGGCTCCTCTAGAAGCTCCTCATGGCCCGACGCCTGGCGCGCGCCTGGGGtcctagcgctttgggaagctgaggcgggaggatcgcttgagccctggaggttgaggctgcagtgagccgagatcgccactgcactccagcctgggacacagagcgagaccttgtcccaaaaaagtaagtaaatatgATCTTGTTATGtgggaatatttttattataaaatattttaaaagtaagcaaagatcgggcgcggtggctcacgcctgtaatcccagcactttgggagggtggggagggcagatcacgaggtcaagagatggagaccatcctggtcaacatggtggaaccttgtctctactgaaaatacaaaaattagccaggcgtggtggtgcgcgcctgtagtcccagctactctgggaagctgaggcaggagaatcacctgaacccgggaggtggaggttgcagtgggtagagatccagccacagcactccagcctgggtgacagagggagactccgtctcaaaaaaaaaaaaaaaaaaaaagcaaataaactttaaaaactaggctgggtgcggtggctcacgcctgtaatcccagcactttgggaggccgtggtgggcagatcacctgaggttgtgagtttgagaccagcctgaccaacgtggagaaaccctgtgttatatgtaaaatgtttatttagaaacagaatgCTTGTTCCCTGGTACCATAAGGAAAGATCAGCATTCAGACAAAAATTCTCTCAGCAAGtcaattttactttctgcagaaagggtgctccTCATGGATGGAACAATGGCGAGAGCACACCTGAATAAAGGAGGGAAGCAATTTTTATCCCTTACCGCAGCTTGTCCCTGCTACTGTGTCCTGTCTCCATTGGCTAGAGCCAGAGCGCACAATCTAAACTAAAACCTGACTGgctaataatttaaaacttttctaaataggTAAAGGCAAGGGAGaacagaggaaaagaggaagttgcttATGCCAAATAGGGAAGGGGCATAGGCTGCGAGCGGGAACGTGCCTGTGAGCACGTCCAGCACAACTGTTTTGGTTAAGGTACAAGGACATAGAATGTACTGCCTGCCTGTGAGCATGTTTAACAGCTACATGGGATAGAGCTTAAAGAATTCTGAGCACAAAGCAAGGAGGCTTGAAGGAAGTTAGTCTGTAAAAGAAACTATTACTTCTAACActtatgatttattctttaacaagaaGGGAAACTGTGAAGAGGAAACTTTTTAACTTTctacaccccatctctactaaaaatacatctctactaaaattagccaggtgtggtggcacatgcttgtaatcccagctactccggaggctgaggcaggagaagcgcttgaacccaggaggccaagcaagtggtgagcagagatggcgccattgcactccagcctggcgacaagaacgaaactgtctcaagaaaaaataaaataaaataaaaattaaaaactagttGTGAGTGAAAATGGAGAAGGACCCCTAAAAAATGTGTCCACCCCTCACCCAATAACAGCAAGAAAAACATAGCAAAAATGATCAGAATCAACTTTTACAGAGCTATGGAAATTAATCAAAGGCTTTCATCATCCCAGGGGGTGTTATTCAATTAAACAGGTGACTATCAGTAAGAACAGTGGCCTTTAAGGGCTGTAGCTTTCCCTGCCTGGTTCAACCCTGTCCTCCAGCTCTGTGGTAATCTTGGAAATAAGAAGCCACATTTCCTAGTTAATGTGGGAGCAAAATGCCCTCATTTGTATAGAACCTCAGTTATTGAACGTGTCTGATGGCTCCCTGGAAGAATCCTATCACATCAACTCAGGGCTTGCCCAGTGCCAGCTGCCTGAGGTGATGGGTAACAGTTGCCACAAACAATAGACTAAACAAAAAGCTAAAAAGGAAGAGCAAGGGAATGAGATGTCCACAGGAGCTTTGAAAAGCCCAAAACATTTTTGGGAATACAAGTCATACACACACGGAGGACTATGGATGTGCTCGGGAGAGGCCTGAAAAGGCCCTAAACTTTCACCTCTGGCTGACCTTGAGGCTCTATACAAAGGGAAGTCTGaggaagagaaatttaaaaaaagaaagaaatacgaACTGGGCCTCAGAGACCTGTGGAACACTATTAAGCGTACCAACATGTGCATAATTTCAGTCCCAGGAGTAGACTAGACAGAGAAAGGAGtaagaatacttaaaaaaaaaataggccgggcgcggtggctcaagcctgtaatcccagcactttgggaggccgagacgggcggatcacgaggtcaggagatcgagaccatcctggctgacacaatgaaaccccgtctccactaaaaatacaaaaaaaattagccgggcgtggtggcggcgcctgtagtcccagctactcgggaggctgaggcaggagaatggcgggaacccgggaggcggagcttgcagtgagccgagatcgcgccactgcactccagcctgggcgacagagcgagactccgcctcaaaaaaaaaaaaattaaaaaaaaaaaaaataataatggccaaggctgggcgcggtggctcatgcctgtaatcccagcact
Protein-coding sequences here:
- the LOC105488482 gene encoding cytochrome c1, heme protein, mitochondrial, translating into MAAAAVSLRGVVLGPRGAGLPGARARGLLCSARPGQLPLRTPQAVALSSKSGLSRGRKVMLSALGMLAAGGAGLAVALHSAVSASDLELHPPSYPWSHSGFLSSLDHTSIRRGFQVYKQVCSSCHSMDFVAYRHLVGVCYTEDEAKALAAEVEVQDGPDENGEMFMRPGKLFDYFPKPYPNTEAARAANNGALPPDLSYIVLARHGGEDYIFSLLTGYCEPPTGVSLREGLYFNPYFPGQAISMAPPIYTDVLEFDDGTPATMSQIAKDVCTFLRWASEPAHDHRKRMGLKMLMMAALLVPLIFIMKRHKWSVLKSRKLAYRPPK
- the LOC105488483 gene encoding LOW QUALITY PROTEIN: WD repeat-containing protein 97 (The sequence of the model RefSeq protein was modified relative to this genomic sequence to represent the inferred CDS: deleted 1 base in 1 codon), with the translated sequence MEAEAWEAEGYNLVLDSDLYDADVYDVPDPGLLTEKNELTFTEPSQVLPFLTSSQQWQSLTPRARARRLWLLLRTSLHEVVEKEKRGELRVARLTHGLEPLRRLEVAAGLRSVAQDPVGGRFVVLDGAGRLHLHKEDGWAQETLLAPVGLTGLVTVLGPLGAVGRFVGWGPAGLAILRPNLSLLWLSEPRVGRAPGWAPTCCLPVPDLRLLLVAEMDSSLALWQFRSGGRRLVLRGSPLHPPPSPTGRLMRLAVGPVPPHHVLRCFAAYGSAVLTFDLHAWTLVDVRWDLHKTTISDLAYCEEVEAMVTASRDSTVKVWEANWQIRMVFVGHTGPVTAMAVLPNTTLVVSASQDGTLRTWDLQAAAQVGEVALGYWGQDKLSRRVGRLLAPARPGWPVLSLCASSMQLWSVRELYSPLAQLPAKVLHVQVAPALPAPAHPSLPTRLVCACTDGSVYLLSAATGRIVSSLLLEPEDCAAAVAYCLPREALWLLTKAGHLVRANAARCPMSVLHRMCPPPPPAPQPCCLHLYSHLTDLGGAFSSWEVVRQHQGELRRSAVACACKNTNRYLPVVGHMDGKLSVLDWLSSKTVFQTEAHSPGPVVAMASTWNSIVSSGGDLTVKMWRVFPYAEESLSLLRTFSCCYPAVALCALGRRVTVGFEDPDSATYGLVQFGLGDSPRLDHRPQDDPTDHITGLCCCPTLKLYACSSLDCTIRIWTAENRLLRLLQLNGAPQALTFCSNSGDLVLALGSRLCLVSHRLYLPTSYLVKKMCWKVPDMVDDPPLPLTSQESLTSTQLQRLSNLHRATSLRSHTGLLNPPGGPPFPPWDLDALVARDRDLQQLRLGLVVPAARPPPSWQQRQEGFDNYLRLIYGSGLLDLGPLDQHFSHPPRVTVPIPPTHRRVHSKASQLLARSSLSHCLGLSLDLQLQLEQLRGRTTVALDLPSSHLQCRIPLLPKRQPKEPLSSLGGFFPATVQPHKYCLRPICFPGYVPNSVVLQQMWLNAEVSGLGSLTQLASQRKLKPGASQDALWLQYPRPSQAQWQRKLLQWLGDKPGEEEEEDQKEEEENEEVEEELDRASASLSSHSSQQLDSWELEEQSAVDWTREPRRRTCETARTHPHPWHRHGSLLLDEHYAHLPKFLHFFIYQTWFKELFPVFNLQAYPEAGTVEGLASLLVAVLEETTWVDRVHILQVLLRLLPNISSDLQGQLQGLLIHLLNLDQPPSLQDQTQKKFVMLALQLLLACSLESRDVVLELMSYFLYSPVRCRPELKKLLHGLGLQDPEGFLFKEMMTWVQSSDLDSKAGLRTRCRQKLEDMIQQLQETPSQTSVVSGAPTHASVMPSGTSWSPSSIFRRLSQVSEVPSMVVSPAEPHSLSPELQAQQTLAPTRSWGTGQLGLGVLSEMLKSFCLEPEARLGPAGPAQLPEEPPLLEETDWSHSQLLDLGPIHALNFFCQQLRAQQRSSLQEEAAHPYPPVPDTVAPVPDMVVPPPREHWYHPILRLQEAKAQRSARCAMRLRGPVLSRLCARRTLDGPIRTLKLPLPRVEPQPFPRDWPTPPRPLPPRLLQPALQRYFLPEDADPDTYG